CAAAATCAAATCGCCGTCGGTGGCAAATGGCAGGTCGCTTCAGAATGGCAATTAGAATTAAGCTATCGCTGGAACTACGCTGGCAACAACCACCTAGATCGGTTAACCATCGCTTTTCATGATTGGGTTGGCATTGATCAAAATGGCCGAGAGGATGTGGCAAATGACCGATTTGTCATCAATATGCCTGAGTATGGCATAGAGTTGCAAGACTTCCGTGGAGAGAGTCTAAGTCACGCGATCACAAGCTACGTACAATACCAACTGATCAACAAAGAACATCACGGGCTTTCTGTTGGTGGGTCTCTATATTATAACGACACCAAACACGGCATTTTCAGTTCTTCAGAATTCGAACAAGGCATCCAGATAAACTATGGTTATCGCCGAGACAAGCATTCTCTCGATACCCTACTCGCGATAACTTTTCGCAACACGCCAACCGTGTTCAAAGATATGCCCTATCGTTCAAGTACTTGGACAGTCGGAGCAAGTTATCGCTACCAGTTATTGGAAAAACACCACCTGGTCGGACAAATTGCATTTCATGAGGGCGTATCAAACGGAGAAGATGAGTTTTCCAAACCATCGACTGAGTTCACCTTTGGCTATCGCTATCAGATGGAAAACTCGGCAATAGAATTGACTGCCGTCGAGAACATGTTTAATGCAGACAACAGCACAGATATTGCATTTGGGATCGGATACCGATACCGATTTGGAAGTTAACGAATAATACTAAATACCGAATAAATACCAATAAATACCGGACACACACCACGTTCTATGCCAAGCGCCAGCAACTCAATAAAACTGACGTGTCTCTAGGCTTTGTCCGAGCTGAGCTGAAGTCGTCGAAAAGACGACGAAGTATCAAGCTCAGTTAGCGACAGCTAATATGACTAGAATATCAGAATATCGGCGAATATCGGGCACGAATATCGGCGAATAGCGAATATCGGGACACACACCAGTAAATCGAAAGTAAAAC
This window of the Vibrio neptunius genome carries:
- a CDS encoding DUF3187 family protein gives rise to the protein MILCRQFLLSLIPLIIANTAWGQSDYGPVQSYTQSPFHTNSLSPQLRSGFSMDENEAEVYGTGIISSIWAVTPDYELDYYQNQIAVGGKWQVASEWQLELSYRWNYAGNNHLDRLTIAFHDWVGIDQNGREDVANDRFVINMPEYGIELQDFRGESLSHAITSYVQYQLINKEHHGLSVGGSLYYNDTKHGIFSSSEFEQGIQINYGYRRDKHSLDTLLAITFRNTPTVFKDMPYRSSTWTVGASYRYQLLEKHHLVGQIAFHEGVSNGEDEFSKPSTEFTFGYRYQMENSAIELTAVENMFNADNSTDIAFGIGYRYRFGS